One genomic region from Vibrio sp. STUT-A11 encodes:
- a CDS encoding ogr/Delta-like zinc finger family protein: MRVLCPECGEKSRIQKSNRMSTKYADLYCSCSDPECGHTFVMNLSYSHTLSPSAKTTSQLAFNIVKALAPEHREELKQQLSIL; this comes from the coding sequence ATGAGAGTGTTGTGCCCAGAGTGCGGCGAAAAAAGTCGCATCCAGAAATCAAATAGAATGAGCACAAAATATGCTGATTTATATTGTTCGTGCAGTGACCCGGAATGTGGGCACACCTTTGTGATGAATTTATCTTATAGTCATACTCTAAGCCCCAGTGCCAAAACCACCTCGCAATTAGCTTTTAATATAGTTAAAGCCCTAGCACCAGAACATAGAGAAGAATTAAAGCAGCAGCTTTCGATTCTATAA
- a CDS encoding phage portal protein: MTEQMNTLVKQEEHAPESVYHIDSSPEAIDSNSWMTTYSDLFYNDGDDYWEPPISRSGLADIARANAYHGSLLIARANYVAGRFQSGGATRRRHIQAFCRDYFTFGDAAFLKIRDGFKRVVRLHPLPGMYLRRRKNGNFVILERDNQQREYKKEDVIFLPQYDPQQQIYGLADYLGSIQSSLLNKDATLFRRRYYKNGAHMGFIFYATDPNLSEDDEEMLKQKIASSKGVGNFRSMFVNIPNGKEKGIQLIPVGDIATKDEFERIKNITAQDILVGHRFPVDKAGIIPQGTTSLGDPTKIGSEYAKDEIIPVCELIMDEVNSDPEVPMHLRLNFNLIHGDTA; the protein is encoded by the coding sequence ATGACCGAGCAAATGAACACTTTAGTCAAACAAGAAGAACACGCGCCAGAGTCGGTCTATCACATCGACTCCTCACCAGAGGCCATCGACTCAAACAGTTGGATGACCACCTATTCAGATTTGTTTTACAACGATGGTGACGACTATTGGGAGCCACCTATTTCACGTAGTGGTTTAGCAGATATCGCTCGGGCCAACGCCTATCACGGCTCACTGTTGATTGCTCGGGCAAACTACGTAGCCGGGCGTTTCCAAAGTGGAGGCGCAACACGCCGCCGTCATATCCAAGCTTTTTGCCGTGATTACTTCACCTTTGGTGATGCTGCTTTTCTTAAAATCCGCGATGGTTTCAAACGTGTGGTTCGCTTGCATCCATTACCTGGCATGTACCTGCGCCGACGCAAAAACGGCAATTTCGTCATTCTGGAACGCGACAACCAGCAGCGGGAATATAAAAAGGAAGATGTGATTTTCTTGCCTCAGTACGACCCGCAGCAACAAATCTACGGTTTGGCGGATTATTTGGGTAGCATTCAGAGCAGCTTGCTAAATAAAGACGCGACCTTGTTCCGCCGCCGCTACTACAAGAACGGCGCACACATGGGCTTTATCTTCTATGCAACGGACCCAAACCTTAGCGAAGACGATGAAGAAATGTTGAAGCAGAAAATTGCCAGCTCTAAAGGCGTGGGTAACTTCCGCAGTATGTTTGTGAACATTCCCAATGGTAAAGAGAAAGGGATTCAATTGATTCCGGTTGGCGATATCGCCACCAAAGATGAGTTTGAGCGCATCAAGAATATTACCGCGCAGGACATTCTTGTCGGCCACCGCTTCCCAGTAGATAAAGCAGGGATTATTCCGCAGGGCACGACCAGTTTAGGCGACCCAACGAAGATAGGCAGTGAATACGCCAAGGATGAGATCATTCCTGTATGTGAGCTGATTATGGACGAGGTGAACTCAGACCCAGAGGTACCTATGCATTTACGCCTTAATTTCAATTTAATACATGGAGATACGGCCTAA